A genome region from Nitrospira sp. includes the following:
- the trxB gene encoding thioredoxin-disulfide reductase: MHNVVIIGSGPAGLTAAIYAARANLSPLLIEGWQSGGQLTTTTEVENYPGFSKGIMGPELMKEMRGQAERFGTEFLTGDVSAVDLTQRPFRLTIDGEQTVKAATLILATGASAIALGVPNETRLIGHGVSTCATCDGYFFRGKDLVVVGGGDSALEEANFLTKFARTVTVVHRRDKLRASKIMQDRAMKNEKISFAWNSVVEDILGQDVVTGVRLKNIVTGTSTDLACDGVFVAIGHRPNTDLFKGQLNMDEKGYLLTSQGTATNVAGVFAAGDVQDTKYRQAITAAGSGCMAAIDAERFLENE; the protein is encoded by the coding sequence ATGCACAACGTCGTCATTATCGGTTCCGGTCCTGCCGGCCTGACCGCCGCCATCTATGCCGCGCGGGCGAATTTGTCCCCACTGCTCATCGAAGGCTGGCAGTCCGGCGGGCAACTCACGACGACTACGGAGGTCGAAAACTATCCGGGCTTTTCCAAAGGAATCATGGGGCCCGAGCTCATGAAGGAAATGCGGGGCCAGGCTGAGCGCTTCGGCACTGAATTCTTGACCGGCGATGTCTCTGCCGTGGACCTCACACAACGGCCGTTTCGCCTGACTATCGACGGAGAACAGACGGTGAAAGCGGCGACCCTGATTCTGGCCACCGGCGCGTCGGCTATTGCGCTGGGCGTACCGAATGAAACCCGGCTGATCGGACATGGCGTCTCGACCTGCGCAACCTGCGACGGCTACTTCTTTCGCGGAAAAGATTTAGTGGTCGTGGGCGGCGGCGACAGCGCACTGGAAGAGGCTAACTTCCTCACGAAATTCGCCCGAACCGTCACTGTGGTCCACCGACGGGATAAGCTGCGGGCCTCGAAAATCATGCAGGACCGCGCGATGAAAAATGAAAAAATTTCCTTCGCGTGGAATTCTGTCGTCGAAGACATCCTCGGCCAAGACGTGGTAACAGGAGTCCGTCTCAAGAATATCGTCACCGGCACCTCCACGGACCTGGCCTGTGACGGCGTCTTCGTCGCCATCGGACACCGGCCCAACACCGATCTCTTCAAAGGCCAACTCAACATGGATGAGAAGGGATACCTCCTCACCTCGCAAGGGACGGCCACCAACGTCGCCGGCGTGTTTGCCGCAGGCGATGTCCAGGATACGAAATACCGCCAAGCCATTACCGCGGCCGGCTCCGGCTGCATGGCCGCCATCGACGCCGAGCGGTTTCTGGAAAATGAATGA
- the coaE gene encoding dephospho-CoA kinase (Dephospho-CoA kinase (CoaE) performs the final step in coenzyme A biosynthesis.), which translates to MILVGLTGGIATGKSTVANMFERCGAVVIDADALAHQVVEPGKPAWRAIIETFGKAVLNPDRTLNRQALGAVVFRSRTKLRRLEQIIHPRVAREQARLTRQAARKDPKAVVIYDVPLLYEAGIDKRVDTTIVVTADRETQIARLKKRNGFTRTEAIRRIRSQMPLKEKAAAADYLLDGTTVRPRLLALAKRLYRELRTLA; encoded by the coding sequence ATGATCCTTGTGGGCCTCACCGGCGGCATTGCGACCGGCAAAAGCACGGTGGCGAACATGTTCGAACGATGCGGGGCGGTCGTCATCGATGCCGATGCGCTGGCCCACCAAGTGGTGGAGCCGGGCAAGCCGGCCTGGCGCGCGATCATCGAAACCTTCGGCAAGGCCGTCCTCAATCCCGATCGTACCCTCAATCGCCAGGCCCTGGGCGCCGTCGTGTTCCGGAGCCGAACCAAATTGCGTCGCCTGGAGCAAATCATTCACCCCCGCGTCGCGCGTGAACAGGCCAGGCTGACAAGACAAGCCGCTCGCAAAGATCCCAAAGCCGTGGTCATCTACGATGTCCCACTCCTGTACGAAGCCGGCATCGACAAGCGGGTGGATACCACTATCGTCGTCACTGCCGACCGCGAAACCCAAATTGCCCGCCTGAAGAAACGCAATGGATTCACCCGCACTGAAGCCATCCGGCGCATCCGCAGCCAAATGCCGCTCAAGGAAAAGGCCGCAGCCGCAGACTATCTGCTCGACGGAACCACAGTCCGGCCACGCCTGCTGGCGCTGGCCAAACGGCTCTACCGCGAGTTACGCACCCTCGCCTAG
- a CDS encoding pectinesterase family protein has translation MKNMRTCLVVVLALCMSVGGVSLSLALALARAEEPAPAERQPLVVALDDSGQYHSIQEAVDAAKKGDTILIKPGAYAEDVTIHSKENVRLVGAGMDQVTILGRERVGVFHVGKWPYGATNIEISGLTINEHGGHAMGMFNGRGITLHHVRVKGMLFTQQVEDVRIEDCIIGGSETTGVQFANSQAVMRSNFIHDNDHGVSVAGKSTVRLERNVITRSLFEAVIVNDESKAALVGNTFVKNGGGAAFLGTSQNEVSGNIVSLNAYGFVVASSSRVLLSYNAMQNSGSNYLRHGTPNQPAPDLKPDSDLTVDPRFVDTARDDFRLRADTALVKIGEFPYLGALPPLPKSH, from the coding sequence ATGAAGAATATGAGAACGTGCCTCGTCGTTGTCCTTGCGCTGTGCATGTCAGTCGGGGGCGTGAGCCTATCCCTCGCCCTCGCCCTCGCGCGGGCAGAAGAGCCGGCGCCCGCCGAACGGCAGCCGCTGGTGGTGGCCTTGGATGACTCAGGTCAGTATCACTCCATTCAGGAAGCGGTGGATGCCGCAAAGAAGGGCGACACCATTCTCATCAAGCCCGGCGCCTATGCCGAGGATGTCACCATTCACAGCAAAGAAAATGTCCGATTGGTCGGGGCCGGTATGGATCAAGTGACGATCCTGGGACGTGAACGTGTCGGGGTCTTCCATGTCGGGAAGTGGCCCTATGGTGCGACGAACATCGAGATCTCCGGCCTCACGATCAACGAACATGGCGGCCACGCGATGGGGATGTTCAACGGCCGTGGTATCACCCTGCATCATGTGCGCGTCAAGGGCATGTTGTTTACGCAGCAGGTGGAAGATGTGCGCATCGAGGACTGTATTATCGGCGGCAGTGAAACCACCGGTGTGCAATTTGCCAATTCCCAGGCGGTCATGCGAAGCAATTTCATCCATGACAATGACCATGGGGTGAGTGTCGCGGGTAAATCCACGGTTCGCCTCGAACGAAATGTCATCACCAGGAGCCTGTTTGAGGCGGTGATTGTGAATGATGAGTCGAAGGCGGCTTTGGTCGGCAATACCTTTGTGAAAAACGGAGGAGGCGCGGCGTTTCTGGGGACGTCACAAAATGAAGTGTCCGGCAACATCGTGAGCCTCAACGCCTATGGATTCGTGGTGGCTTCCTCCAGCCGGGTGCTGTTATCTTACAATGCCATGCAGAATTCCGGGTCGAACTATCTCCGGCACGGAACGCCCAACCAGCCTGCGCCAGACTTAAAGCCTGATTCGGATTTGACGGTGGATCCGCGATTCGTTGACACTGCCCGGGATGACTTCAGGCTCCGTGCCGATACGGCGCTCGTGAAAATCGGTGAGTTTCCCTATCTTGGAGCCCTGCCCCCGCTTCCCAAATCGCACTGA
- a CDS encoding glucosidase: protein MPTLPGGGTARPSSAEQQRLDEDDLRRKHWKRWGPYVSERAWGTVREDYSPYGTAWEAVSHDHARSKAYRWNEDGLAGICDRHQFICLALALWNGRDSILKERMFGLTGNEGNHGEDCKEYYFYLDSTPTHSYMKFLYKYPQAAFPYTRLVEENRRRGRTDPEFELLDTGIFDDDRYFDVGVEYAKASPEDLLMRIQIINRGTEPAQLTVLPTIWFRNTWSWGLDVRRPRMRKGDSTPSVSIVEFDHEYYGPRHLLCEGGPDLLFTENETNTRRLYGDVDGARYVKDGINDYVVQGDKSAVNPDQIGSKAAAHYVVTALPGQPVTIRLRFTNGATREALDPQVVDALFAKRLKEADEFYAALAPADVSDDARMVQRQAFAGLLWSKQFYHYEVDRWLKGDPAGTEPPQERLHGRNADWTHLYNADVISMPDKWEYPWYAAWDLAFHCVPIALVDPRFAKDQLVLMLREWYMHPNGQIPAYEWALGDVNPPVHAWATWRVYKIEKKRKGVGDRIFLERVFHKLLLNFTWWVNRKDAEGKNIFQGGFLGLDNIGVFDRSKPLPTGGQIEQSDATSWMGMYCLNMLSIALELAREDRAYEDVASKFFEHFVYICRAMNNIGDAKIELWNKDDGFFYDVLHLPDGTSFPMKVRSMVGLIPLFAVETLDSELIDRLPRFKHRMQWFIENRPDFSLHIETLSHDGEVRRFLSLVNRHRLPKVLRYMLDEQEFLSPYGVRALSRYHKDHPYVLSMMGTSQSVDYQPAESANGLFGGNSNWRGPIWFPVNYLLIESLQKFHYYLGDSFTIEYPTGSGQKRNLADVAAELSRRLTHTFLRGPDGRRPVYGGTDKFQQDPHWRDLILFYEYFHGDNGAGIGASHQTGWTGLVAKLIQQSGQ, encoded by the coding sequence ATGCCGACATTGCCCGGAGGAGGGACTGCTCGTCCGTCATCGGCCGAGCAGCAGCGCTTGGATGAAGACGATCTGCGCCGGAAACATTGGAAACGCTGGGGGCCCTATGTCAGCGAACGGGCGTGGGGGACGGTCCGCGAGGACTACAGCCCTTACGGAACGGCCTGGGAAGCGGTGTCCCACGACCATGCTCGCTCGAAAGCCTACCGCTGGAATGAGGACGGATTAGCCGGAATCTGCGATCGGCACCAGTTCATCTGTCTCGCGCTGGCCCTCTGGAACGGGCGGGATTCGATTCTTAAAGAACGGATGTTCGGCCTCACGGGGAACGAAGGCAATCACGGAGAGGATTGCAAAGAGTATTATTTCTATCTCGACTCCACGCCCACGCATTCCTACATGAAGTTTCTCTATAAGTATCCGCAGGCGGCATTCCCCTATACGCGACTGGTCGAAGAAAATCGACGCCGAGGCCGGACCGACCCTGAATTCGAATTGCTTGATACGGGAATATTCGACGACGACAGGTACTTCGACGTCGGTGTCGAATACGCCAAGGCCTCACCGGAGGATCTGCTGATGCGGATCCAGATCATTAATCGCGGCACGGAGCCGGCTCAACTGACGGTGTTGCCGACGATCTGGTTTCGCAACACCTGGTCGTGGGGGCTCGATGTGCGCCGCCCACGGATGCGGAAAGGCGACTCCACGCCGTCGGTCAGTATCGTGGAGTTCGACCATGAGTATTACGGGCCGCGGCACTTGCTCTGTGAGGGGGGCCCGGACCTGCTCTTCACCGAAAATGAAACCAACACACGGCGTCTCTATGGCGATGTGGATGGTGCGCGGTATGTGAAAGACGGGATCAATGACTATGTCGTACAGGGCGACAAGAGCGCAGTCAATCCAGACCAGATCGGATCCAAGGCCGCCGCGCATTATGTAGTGACCGCATTGCCCGGGCAGCCAGTGACGATTCGATTGCGCTTCACGAACGGGGCAACCAGGGAGGCGCTCGATCCGCAAGTGGTCGATGCACTGTTTGCCAAGCGCTTGAAGGAGGCGGATGAATTTTATGCCGCCTTGGCCCCTGCGGACGTGTCCGATGATGCACGAATGGTGCAGCGGCAGGCGTTCGCCGGGCTCTTGTGGAGCAAGCAGTTCTATCATTACGAAGTCGATCGCTGGCTGAAAGGCGACCCGGCGGGAACGGAACCTCCGCAGGAGCGGCTGCACGGGAGAAATGCCGACTGGACGCATCTTTACAATGCCGACGTGATTTCCATGCCGGATAAATGGGAATACCCCTGGTATGCGGCCTGGGATCTGGCGTTTCACTGCGTGCCGATCGCGCTTGTTGATCCCCGTTTTGCGAAGGATCAGCTCGTCCTCATGCTGCGTGAATGGTATATGCATCCCAACGGGCAAATTCCGGCGTACGAATGGGCCTTGGGTGATGTGAATCCGCCGGTCCATGCCTGGGCGACCTGGCGGGTCTACAAGATCGAGAAGAAACGGAAAGGCGTCGGCGATCGCATCTTTCTAGAGCGGGTTTTCCATAAGCTCCTGCTGAATTTTACTTGGTGGGTGAATCGGAAAGATGCCGAGGGAAAGAATATTTTTCAGGGCGGATTCTTAGGGCTGGACAACATCGGCGTATTTGACCGCAGCAAGCCGTTGCCCACTGGTGGCCAGATCGAGCAATCTGATGCGACCAGTTGGATGGGGATGTATTGCCTGAACATGTTATCCATCGCGCTGGAACTCGCGCGGGAAGATCGGGCCTATGAAGATGTCGCGAGCAAGTTCTTCGAGCATTTTGTGTATATCTGCCGGGCGATGAACAATATCGGGGATGCGAAGATCGAACTCTGGAACAAAGACGACGGGTTTTTTTACGATGTGCTGCACCTGCCGGACGGGACAAGTTTCCCGATGAAGGTCCGGTCGATGGTCGGGTTGATTCCCCTGTTTGCGGTGGAGACGTTGGATTCTGAGCTCATCGACCGGTTGCCGCGTTTTAAGCACCGGATGCAATGGTTCATCGAAAACCGCCCGGACTTCAGCCTGCATATTGAAACGTTGTCGCATGACGGGGAGGTGCGGCGCTTCTTATCACTCGTCAATCGGCATCGACTGCCCAAGGTCCTGCGGTACATGTTGGATGAGCAGGAGTTTTTGTCACCGTATGGCGTACGGGCTTTGTCCCGTTACCATAAGGACCATCCCTACGTGCTCTCGATGATGGGGACGAGTCAGTCCGTCGACTATCAGCCTGCGGAATCCGCCAACGGTCTATTCGGGGGGAATTCTAATTGGCGGGGGCCGATCTGGTTTCCCGTGAACTACCTCCTGATCGAATCGCTCCAGAAGTTTCACTATTATTTGGGCGACAGCTTTACGATTGAGTATCCGACGGGATCGGGGCAGAAGCGCAATCTCGCCGACGTGGCTGCGGAGCTTTCTCGGCGGCTCACGCATACCTTTCTGCGTGGGCCCGATGGTCGGCGTCCCGTCTACGGTGGGACCGACAAGTTTCAGCAGGATCCGCATTGGCGCGACCTCATCTTGTTTTATGAATATTTCCACGGCGACAACGGTGCCGGGATCGGTGCGAGTCATCAAACCGGCTGGACTGGGTTGGTGGCCAAATTGATTCAGCAGTCAGGCCAGTAA
- a CDS encoding amylo-alpha-1,6-glucosidase: MTIDSRRCQDLDRALNLEWLETNGRGGFASGTVAGANVRRYHALLLVARRPPVDRVVLVNHLEESVEVGGQSFPLSTNLYNGAVHPEGYRYCDGFSAVPWPTWRYAAHGIRLERELLCPDGRDMVVVRWRLLGDAPSAVTLRIRPMLSGRDFHALHQENAGLFNQATIHEGRVRWQPYDALPAVQAFHNGQYHHGPDWYRHIHYRVERERGLDDTEDWWSPGECVFTLTPGSAAELLFTTEPLESADVTQVVEGERRKRAECLASVPPEDLLTQKLWTASRAYLVQRGDRQTVIAGYPWFADWGRDTFLSLPGLCLVTGRYDVARQVIEAFASHVSQGMVPNRFPDMGERPEYNTIDASLWFIHAVDRYLHYSQDIDGVRRIAWPAIKQIVDGYRRGTRFGIRMDDDGMISGGTEGVQLTWMDVKIGDWVVTPRHGKPVEVQALWVRALAVAAALAARFDESEYAAQCRQDRARATESFRARFWYRTGGYLFDVVDGPFGDDASLRPNQIYALALDDQLVTEAQAKHILPLVKERLLTPMGLRTLAPEDIRFCASYEGGVLERDSAYHQGTVWPFLLGPFVAAWVKTYGDHPTVRRDARMFLDGVLQHLDDACLGQVSEIFDGQQPHRARGCVAQAWSVAEPLRALIEDLDAVHVRSPITR; encoded by the coding sequence ATGACCATCGATTCGAGGCGCTGTCAGGATCTTGATCGGGCACTCAACCTGGAATGGCTGGAAACGAACGGGCGGGGCGGGTTTGCCTCAGGCACCGTCGCCGGCGCGAATGTGCGACGCTATCACGCATTGTTGTTGGTGGCGAGGCGCCCGCCGGTCGATCGTGTCGTCCTGGTGAATCACCTTGAAGAATCAGTGGAGGTCGGCGGCCAATCCTTTCCGCTGTCAACCAACCTGTATAACGGCGCGGTTCATCCCGAAGGGTATCGGTATTGCGACGGATTTTCCGCCGTGCCCTGGCCGACCTGGCGTTACGCCGCGCATGGAATCCGCCTCGAGCGTGAACTGCTCTGTCCGGATGGCCGGGATATGGTCGTCGTGCGGTGGCGATTGCTCGGCGACGCGCCGTCGGCGGTGACGCTGCGGATCAGACCGATGTTATCGGGTCGCGACTTCCATGCACTGCATCAGGAAAACGCCGGGCTATTCAATCAGGCCACGATTCACGAGGGGCGGGTCAGGTGGCAACCCTATGATGCGTTGCCTGCTGTGCAGGCGTTCCACAACGGGCAGTACCATCATGGGCCGGATTGGTACCGGCACATTCACTACCGGGTCGAGCGCGAGCGAGGCCTGGACGATACGGAGGACTGGTGGTCGCCGGGCGAATGTGTGTTCACCCTCACTCCTGGATCGGCGGCAGAACTGCTGTTCACGACGGAACCTCTTGAGTCTGCCGATGTCACGCAGGTTGTCGAGGGGGAGCGGCGAAAGCGTGCAGAGTGCCTGGCATCTGTGCCGCCCGAGGATCTGTTGACGCAAAAGCTCTGGACCGCGAGCCGTGCGTACCTGGTGCAGCGCGGAGACCGGCAGACCGTGATTGCCGGGTATCCCTGGTTTGCCGATTGGGGGCGGGATACCTTTCTCTCGTTGCCCGGGCTGTGTTTGGTCACGGGACGCTACGACGTCGCCCGTCAGGTGATCGAGGCGTTTGCCTCCCATGTCTCGCAAGGGATGGTGCCGAATCGATTTCCCGACATGGGCGAACGGCCTGAGTACAACACCATCGATGCGTCGTTATGGTTTATCCATGCCGTGGACCGCTATCTCCACTATAGCCAAGACATCGACGGAGTCCGCCGGATCGCCTGGCCCGCGATCAAACAGATTGTGGATGGCTACCGCCGGGGTACGCGATTCGGCATTCGCATGGATGACGACGGGATGATTAGCGGCGGCACAGAGGGCGTTCAGTTGACGTGGATGGATGTCAAAATCGGCGACTGGGTGGTCACTCCACGGCATGGAAAGCCGGTCGAGGTTCAAGCGCTTTGGGTGCGGGCGTTGGCGGTGGCTGCCGCGCTGGCTGCGCGTTTCGACGAATCGGAGTATGCCGCACAATGCCGGCAGGATCGTGCCCGGGCGACGGAGTCGTTTCGAGCCCGATTCTGGTACCGGACCGGGGGCTATCTCTTCGATGTGGTGGACGGGCCGTTCGGAGATGATGCGTCGCTTCGTCCGAACCAGATTTACGCCCTGGCATTGGATGATCAACTGGTGACGGAGGCGCAGGCCAAACACATCTTGCCGCTCGTGAAGGAGCGATTGCTCACGCCGATGGGTTTACGCACGTTAGCGCCTGAGGACATCCGATTCTGTGCGTCGTACGAGGGGGGAGTGTTAGAGCGGGATAGCGCCTACCATCAAGGAACGGTGTGGCCGTTCCTCCTTGGGCCGTTTGTGGCCGCGTGGGTGAAAACGTATGGCGACCATCCGACGGTGCGGCGGGATGCGCGCATGTTTCTCGACGGAGTGCTCCAACACCTGGATGACGCTTGTCTGGGCCAGGTGTCGGAGATTTTCGATGGTCAGCAGCCGCATCGTGCGCGCGGGTGTGTGGCGCAGGCCTGGTCCGTGGCTGAGCCATTGCGCGCGCTGATCGAAGATCTTGATGCGGTTCATGTGCGATCGCCGATCACGCGCTGA
- a CDS encoding heme-binding protein, with protein MVSARQSFTWGVGRIGMIAGVLLVAGGWSAVAPAADELPKESVLPAALAEKAAQAALDFCKKDGYRISASVVDRAGVLRAMVRADGAGPHTVDSSRKKAYTAASLRRATSDLADIIAKQPSLQALREMNDSILMVGGGLPIEIAGEVVGAIGVGGAPGTHLDDACAEAGLDAIGAASKIPTAK; from the coding sequence ATGGTGTCGGCGAGACAATCGTTCACATGGGGTGTGGGTCGTATTGGCATGATTGCGGGGGTGTTGTTGGTGGCCGGCGGGTGGTCTGCTGTGGCGCCGGCGGCAGACGAGTTACCGAAAGAATCGGTCCTGCCGGCGGCATTGGCAGAAAAAGCTGCGCAAGCGGCACTCGATTTCTGTAAGAAAGATGGCTATCGAATCAGCGCCTCAGTCGTGGATCGCGCCGGGGTGTTGCGTGCGATGGTGCGGGCCGATGGGGCAGGGCCGCATACGGTCGATAGCAGCCGGAAGAAGGCCTATACCGCCGCCAGCCTGCGGCGTGCGACGAGCGACCTGGCCGACATAATCGCTAAGCAGCCGAGCCTGCAGGCGTTGCGCGAGATGAATGACAGTATTTTGATGGTCGGTGGGGGCCTTCCCATCGAAATCGCCGGCGAGGTGGTCGGCGCGATTGGTGTCGGTGGCGCGCCGGGCACGCATTTGGATGATGCCTGCGCTGAGGCGGGACTTGATGCAATCGGAGCGGCTTCGAAGATTCCCACTGCCAAATGA
- a CDS encoding NAD(P)-dependent oxidoreductase — translation MLHSRAHQRSMFSRRSQMAPSDFQIGIVGVGRMGANMARRLHDLRYAIVAVYDTDTQRAKELAKELACVAATSPAHVAEMTDTVLTVVSDDAAMRQIYSPDGPDSLLRHATKRLFINCATLSPELQRDVHALVEQYGGRSLEACMASSITQARQGTLYLMCGGRPEIFEQAKPLLQDLSAHLRYIGAAGDAAKVKALVNMVMNANTAALAEGLGLGSALGLDLTTLREVFSQTGANSRVLETDGEDMQQRAHDCYFSAAHAAKDSGIACTLAQQVGLNLPLANATYEQYRRLVALGKGELDKSAVAELTFKGRLSS, via the coding sequence ATGCTACACTCCCGCGCGCACCAGCGTAGCATGTTTTCCAGGAGGTCGCAGATGGCACCGTCAGACTTTCAGATCGGCATCGTTGGCGTGGGGCGCATGGGGGCCAATATGGCCCGGCGCCTTCACGATCTCCGATATGCCATAGTTGCAGTCTATGATACCGACACCCAGCGCGCCAAGGAGCTCGCCAAGGAATTGGCCTGCGTAGCGGCCACGAGTCCGGCACATGTAGCCGAGATGACCGATACGGTCCTGACCGTGGTGTCGGACGATGCCGCCATGCGCCAGATCTATTCACCCGATGGCCCGGATAGCCTCTTGCGCCACGCGACCAAGCGACTTTTCATCAATTGCGCCACCCTCTCCCCTGAGCTCCAAAGGGACGTCCATGCATTGGTCGAGCAATACGGCGGCCGAAGCCTGGAAGCCTGCATGGCGAGCAGCATCACGCAAGCACGCCAGGGTACCCTCTATTTGATGTGTGGAGGACGACCGGAGATATTCGAGCAGGCAAAACCACTCCTACAGGACTTGAGTGCCCACCTGCGATATATCGGGGCCGCGGGCGACGCGGCCAAGGTAAAAGCGCTGGTCAACATGGTCATGAACGCCAACACCGCGGCTCTCGCCGAAGGACTGGGACTGGGATCGGCCTTGGGGCTGGACCTCACCACGCTTCGCGAAGTCTTTTCTCAAACCGGCGCCAACTCCCGCGTGTTAGAGACCGATGGTGAAGACATGCAACAGCGCGCCCATGACTGCTACTTCTCAGCAGCCCATGCCGCGAAGGATTCGGGAATAGCCTGCACCTTGGCGCAACAAGTGGGATTGAATCTACCGCTGGCGAACGCCACCTATGAGCAATACCGTCGACTGGTGGCCCTCGGCAAGGGCGAATTGGATAAGTCTGCGGTGGCCGAACTCACCTTCAAGGGCCGGCTCAGCTCATAA
- a CDS encoding DUF3565 domain-containing protein has translation MQQSIIGYHQDEEGHWVADLRCGHGQHVRHQPPMTSRPWVLTEEGRRAFLGTELNCKKCEDGGDGFGPTEALS, from the coding sequence ATGCAACAGTCGATTATCGGGTATCACCAGGACGAGGAGGGGCATTGGGTCGCCGACCTCCGGTGTGGCCATGGTCAGCATGTACGACATCAGCCGCCTATGACGAGCCGCCCCTGGGTGCTGACGGAGGAGGGGCGGCGTGCGTTCCTCGGCACTGAGTTGAATTGTAAAAAGTGCGAAGACGGCGGTGACGGGTTTGGCCCCACCGAGGCCCTGTCTTGA